The sequence CACCTGCACGGACTCCAACGAGAAACGCATCCCACGTCTTGAGGAAAACCTCTCCCGACTCCACATCGTTCCCGACGAAATCTCCATCCACGACTGGCGCAAGCCCGCCCCGGAAAGATTCCGCGGTGCCTTTGATGCCATCCTTCTCGATGTGCCCTGTTCGAACACCGGTGTCATCCGCCGCCGCGTCGATGTTCGCTGGCGCCTCCAGCCGCAGGACATCGAAGACCTCACGAAAATCCAGGCCGAGATCCTCGCCAACGCCCTCCCTTGCCTCAAGCCCGGCGGGCGCATCGTCTATTCCACCTGTTCCATCGAGGATTCAGAAAACATCGATCTCGTGAAAGCCTTCGCCGGGGAGAACAACCTTGCCGTCGGGAAAACCATCCAGATCACGCCGGGCCAGCACGCCACCGACGGAGCCTTCGCGGCGCTGCTTGGGCGGAGAGGCTGATCGCAGTGCCGGCGCAGGGTATTTCTAGTGCTTGCGTGGTGCTTGGTTCCGCGTCTAGGCTTTCCCCACGATATGAGCGAACGACGGGTTGTAATTACGGGCATTGGTTGTATCTCCCCACTCGGGAATGATCTGAAAACGACCTGGGATGGCATGAAAAACGGTCGCAGCGGCGTCAGAAGGATCGCGGGGATCGATCCGGAGCCGTTTGACTGCAAGATCGCCGGAGAGGTTCGCGATTTCGATGCCGACGGATATTTCCGAGCCCCGAAGGATGCCCGCCGCTCTGACCGATACGTCCAATATGCAGTTGCCGCCTCGAAAATGGCAATGGAGGACTCCGGCCTGGACACCGGTCAGATCGACTCCCGCCGCTACGGCGTGATGGTCGGCAGCGGCATTGGCGGCCTCTCGACCCTTGAGCGCGAGCATTCGGTCTTCATCGAGAAGGGTCCGAAACGGGTTTCACCGTTCACCATCCCGATGATGATTTCCAACATCGCCTCGGGCATCATCTCCATGGAGCATGGCCTGCACGGCCCGAACATGGTGATTGTGACCGCCTGCGCGACCTCCAACCACAACATCGGTGAGGCATGGCGGATGATCAAATTCGGCGATGCCGATGGTTTCCTCTGCGGGGGGGCGGAGGCTGCGGTGCTGCCCATGGGATTGTGCGGATTCTCCAGCATGAAGGCGCTGAGCACCCGCAACGACGATCCGGAGAGGGCTTCGCGCCCCTTCGACAAGCACCGTGATGGCTTCGTGATGGGCGAGGGTGCAGGTGTGGTGATGATCGAGGAGCTCGAGACGGCCAAGGCTCGCGGGGCCAAGATTTATGCGGAACTGATCGGCTACGGCGTCAGCGCGGATGCCTACCACCTCAGCGCCCCGTCCCCTGACGGCAGCGGCCCGGCGTATGCGATCGGCATGGCCCTGAAGCATGGCAAGATCAATCCGGAGGAGGTCGATTACCTCAATGCGCACGCCACCTCGACAGGACTCGGCGACATCGCGGAGACGAAAGCGATCAAGGTTGCCTTCGGCGACTACGCAAAGAACGGCCTGATGGTCAGCTCCACGAAATCCATGACCGGGCACATGCTCGGAGCGGCGGGCGGCATCGAGCTGATCGCCAGCGTGATGGGCATCGTCGATGGAGTGGTGCCGCCGACGATCAACATCGAGGAGCAGGATCCGGAATGCGATCTGGACGTGGTTCCGAATGTGGCCCGCGAGGTGCCGATCAGGGTGGCGCTGAGCAACAGCTTCGGCTTCGGTGGTCACAACGCCTCGGTTCTTGTCCGGAAATTCGAGGGATGATCTGGTGAATGGCACCTGTCACCGCTATGAGCGCGTAGTCGCCTTTCCGGATACGGATGCGAGCGGATGGGTGCATTTCACGAAGATCCTCGCCTATGCGGAGGAGGCCGAGCACAGCTATCTGCGGCAGTGCGGCCTGCCGGTCTTCGATCCTGCGAAGGGCGGCTGGCCGAGGGTCAAGGTTTCCTGCGAATACCGCAAACCGCTGCGTTTTGAGGATCGCATCGAGGTGAGGCTGGCGCTTTCCAGGATGGGCGGGACATCCGTGACCTGGAATTTCGAGATCGCAAAAATGGATGGGGAAATCGCGGCGAGAGGGGAGATGACCGCCGTGAAAGTGAATGCTGCCGGCCTGCCGGAAACGATTCCAGGGGAGGAGCGGAAACTTCTGGAGGGCGGGAAATGAGCGGTGCCGAAACAGCGGGGCGCATCGTCCTTGTGCCGACGCCCATAGGCAATCTGGGGGACATTACAGTCCGCGCCCTGGAGGTTTTGAGGACGGCGGACAGGATCGCCTGCGAGGATACGCGGCGCTCGGGGATCCTGCTTGCCCATCATGGGATATCCGGCAGGCGTCTGGTGGCGCTGCACGAGCACAACGAGGTGCGGAAAGCCCCTGAGCTTGTCGCGGCGGCGAGGGCAGGGGAGGTGATTGCCTTCATCAGTGATGCGGGAATGCCCGGCATTTCCGATCCCGGCTACCGTCTCGTGCAGGCCTGCCTGGAGGCGGATGTGCCCTTCGATGTGCTGCCCGGCCCCTCGGCGGTGCTGACGGCTTTGATCGGCTCAGGGCTGCCCTGCCATGCGTTCCGTTTCGGCGGATTCCTTTCGGTGAAAAAAGGGAAACGGAAAACCGAAATGGCAACCACGCTCGAAAGCGGGGAGACGGGGATATTTTTTGAAAGCCCGCACCGGATTGTTTCCACCCTGGAGATCCTTGCGGAGATTGCGCCGGAGGCGAGGGTCTGTGTTGCCCGCGAGCTGACCAAGAAATTCGAGACCTACCACCGCGGCACGGCGGCGGAGCTGCTGGAATGGTTCGGAGCGCACGGCACCAAGGGCGAGATGGTGATCCTGATGAACGGGGCGCATTGAAACACAGCCAAGGCGAACATGAAAGGGACGGAACCCCACAGCGAACCGACGCGCGCCGGAGCCTTGGCCTTTTTCCTGAAATCGCGGATCTTCATCGTGAGGCGCTTTCTCAGGGATGCCGGCCAACCTGTCCGGCGTCATCCCAGCAGTGGCTGCCACCGGATGCACCCATCGCTGTGGAAATCCGTGCCCCGCTATGGACGCAGACGGCGGCTGCGGAGCTGCCCCTTACGGCGCAGCCGCTCCTTTACCTCGTGCCGGAAGGCGATGTGGACGCGCTGAAAATCGCGATGGCCCGCCATCGACAAAGTGGCGATCATGCGCGAAAAGCACCGCCATGAAGAAATCGTTCCCGCTCGAAGACCCGAAGCACAAGCCCGCCCGCGTGGTGGAAGCGATCAAGGCGGAGATCCGGAAATATCTCAAGAGGGAGCGCCGCAAGGAGCTTCCGGAGGGAGCGGATTTCTGGGATTTCCATTGCCGGGCTGGGAAGGATGCGGAGAGCGCGGCCACCGTTCATGTTTCCGAAATCACCAAGCCCGTGGATCTTGCCCGGGGCGAAAATTGGGATGCCGTTTATATCGAGATCCTCGCCAAACCGGGGCACCGCACCAAAGCCCAGGAGGACTGATCACGAGGGTTTGAGTTGTTTCACACGAAGGCACGAAGGATTTCTGGGAATGAGGGGCTTCGTGCGTCTCGGCTTCGTGGCTTTGTGCGAGCATCCGGAAACCAGCATGTAGAAACCAGACCCGTGAATCACCTTGCCTTCCATGCGCCGGGGAAATCAAATCACCGCGTTGCAGGAAAGCCGCCGTGGTGGAATGGTAGACACTACGGATTTAAAATCCGTTGCCCTCACAGGCGTGCCGGTTCGAGTCCGGCCGGCGGCACTTTCGCATGTCATTTCTCCGTGAAACGGATGATGCCCTCCCATTGGGCGGGCTTGAGCTCTTGGTGGAACCTGATGTGCTCCAGCAGGTGCGGGGCGACCTTGTCATCCGGGTATCTCCGCAGATAGGCTTCGATCTTTTCCATGGCGGCATCGAAATCGCCCGTCTCGAATTCCGCCAGCACCTCCGCGTAGGCTGCACGCGCCTCTTCCGATGGGGCGTTCGTCCAGAGATCGACCGGCTCCTCGCGGCCTTTCACGCGCACCCTTGCGATGCGGCGCAGGCCGCTTCCCCCGCCGCTTGCCTCGATGAACTGCCCGCTGCCGAGCCATGGGCAGGAAAACGCCTTGGTCATGCCCTCAAGCCGGGAGGCGAGGTTCACCGCATCCCCGATGACACCGAACTCCGTGCGCTGCTCGGATCCGATCTCGCCGGCCAGCACCTCGCCGAGATGCAGTCCGATGCCTATCCCAAGCACCGGCAGCCCGCGCGAATCCCAGTCCGCATTGAGCCTGTCAAGCTCAGCGATCATGTCCTTGGTGGCGGCCAGTGCGGAGGAGGCGAACGCCGAATCCTCGCCGTCCTCAAGCGCCCCCCAGTGAGCCAGTATCGCATCGCCGATGAATTTATCCAAGGTGCCCTTGTGGGTGAAAATGATCCTGACCATGGCGGACAGGTATTCGTTGAGCTGCTCGAAAAGCTGCTCCGGGCTGACTTTTTCCGAAAGCGACGTGAAGCCGCGTATGTCCGAGAAAACCACGACCACCCGCCGCTTCCTGCCGCTGGCGGCGAGCTGATAGATGTTCGGGTTGTTCACCAGCGAGTCCGCCACATCCCGCGAGACGAAACGCCGGAACTGCTGGTTGAGCCGTGAGCGCTCCAGCCTCTCGCTGACAAGATCGTAGGTCTGCCCGGACACCGCACCAAGGAACACCGCGAAGGCGAAGGGGCTGGGGCCAATCCACGTCGCGCCCCAGCGGGCGTAGAGATAGGTGCCGAGGTAGGCCCCGGCGATGATCAGGGCGGTTGTCGTCAGCGCAACGAGAGGTCGCCGCACCTTGAAGATCATCAACGCCGACACCAGGCCGCCGATGATGCCCGCCCAGAAGATGGCGCCGCGCCAGCCCCGGAACGGGCGGTGGACGAAGCTGTCGTTGAGCCCGGCAGCGATCGCCTGCAAGTGCAGCTGCGGACCCATGAGCTGGCCGACGGGGGTCTGGTGGGTATCCTGGAAGACAGCGGCCGCCGGGCCGATGAGGACGGTCTTGCCCTTGAAGAAATCACCGTTCCCGAAGCGATGCTGCCAGTCATCCGGGACGAAAATGCTACAGACGGGATAAGGCGGATAAACCCGCGAAGCCTTGTTATCGAGCTCCAGCATGTTTTTCCCCGTCTCCGGGTCGACGGTGATCTCCGGAGCGAGGATGCTGTAGCGCGGCTGCGCGTTTGCCGAGGATGCCGGTTTGCCAAGTGCCCTCAGCGCGGCTCCCGAGAGCGAGTCGAAGCGGGTTTCACCGGGCAGGGGGGGATCCATGTTCTGCTCGTTGAGCGTGCTGGAATACTCGACGTCACGGACAAGGCCGTCCTCCTGGTCCGGGCGGAAATTCACGAACCCGAAGCGCGGCGCGGGATCGCTTTCGATGAATTGCTCGCAGGGAAAGACATGCCGGAAGCCGTCGTATTCCATGGACATCGGGGCGAACTGCGAGCCGAGTATGATGCGATCCGCATGCTTTGCCATCACGGCGGCGAGTTCCGCATCGGCTTCCGGATCCGAGGGATCGGCCAGCACGAGATCGAGGATGACGAGCCGCGCACCCGCGCCGATGAGTTTCTCGAAGACATTTGCATAGACCCGCCTGTCCCACGGGAAGCGCTGCGCCATGCGCGACAATGTCGGATCGGCCGCAACAAGATCCGGCTCATGGGAGTTGAGCGTGAGAATTTCCTCGTCAATGCCAAGGAAAACGAGGTCTTCGCGTGGCGGCGGGGAGCCGGGACGATAGAGCGAATTGTCGCCGAGCAGCCTGTCGATGGAGATCAGGCCGTCGGAAATGCCGGGGATGAAAGCGGTTGCAGCGACAAGCAGCCCGCCGAGGAAGGCAAGGCCTGCGGAGATCTTTCTTTTGTCAAATGCCTTTGTCCTTGCCTTCATATCATAAGTTTCTTTAATGCGTATCAACCAACAACCATTTAATTTGTGAATCACCTCATACTTCCATTATCCATACTCGGCGGTCTGGTCGCGCAGGCGGATGTCCTCACCTCCACCCAGCGTTTCTTCGGGCTTGGGGGACAGGTTCCGAATTATTCCGGCGAAGACGGGCAGACAAAGGCTTCCGCCCTGGATCAGGCTCCCTATTCGCCTGCGGATTCCGATCTCGGGGTCCAGGAAATCCTGGTGGAACGCCCCGACAGGGAGCCGGTGATCTTCGATTTCCACAGATCCGTGATGTTCACGGACACCGCGCCAAGCGGGAATCCGGCGACGGATCGTTCCTCATGGGTGTTCGGCTCCAGTGCTGCGGCAGCGTGGCGTCCGCACATTTCCAGGGGCTGGTTCGCCGATCTCGGGGCAGGAGTGGATATCCTGCGGTATGACAGGACCAACGCGGTGGATTTTGAAAATTTCACTGCCCGCCTTGGGGTGTTCCGGATCTTTCCCGAGCTCGATGACACCATCCTGTTCACACGCCTCGAGTTCCAGCGCATCACCTCCACCTCGCTGAGCGAGGGCGATTACAACGCGCAGCGCATCCGCACCGGTCTCCAGAAAGTCCTATGGTCCATGCCGAGGCATCAGCTGGTCGGGACGGTGAGCGGAGCCTATGAGTGGAGCGCCCGTCCGGAGGCGCTGATGCGCAACGAGTATGCCGCGGAACTCGCCTACAGCTACTCGATCACGGACTCCATCTACACGGTGCTCTCCGCCCGGGCGTCGCGCTTCAACTTCGACCAGTTCGGTCGCGATGACTGGACCTACAGGATGGCGGCGGAGCTGGTCTGGCAGTTCACCGAAAGGTTGAGCGCCAATGCCTCGCTTTCGTTCGACAAAAACCAGTCCGACACCTTCGGGAACTTCAACGAGTATGAGGCCTGGTCCGGCGGACTCGGGATCGGCATGCAGCTCACTTTCTGAAACTCCAAACAGCCTACCCCATGAAACGATTTTTAGCTCCAGCCTTGGTGGCGATTTTCCCGCTAAGCATTACCGCCGCCCCGTTGAAAACGGCCATCGTCACCACCGTGGTCAAGGACGTGAAAATGAGCGAGAACCGCGCCGCCCCGCGCAGCATCGGCGAAGGGACGAAAATGACCGGTGCATCCACCATCCTCACCGGCAACGCCTCCCGTGCCGCGATGACATTCCCTGACAGGACGGTCACCCGCGTGGGTGCGAACTCGGTGTTCCGGTTTCGCTCCGGCTCGCGCGACATGGAGATCGCCCAGGGTTCTTTCCTGCTACAGGTTCCGAAAAACTCCGGTGGGGCGAAGATCCGCACCGCCACGGTAACGGCGGCCATCACAGGCACCACCACCCTGATGGAGTTCAGCCCAGGGAAATACATCAAGTTCATCTGCCTCGAGGGCACTGCGGAACTGATCAACCGCAAGGGCGAGAAGGTCTCCATCCCGGCCGGCTACATGCTGGTGATGCACCCGGATGACGAAAGTTTCCCGGTTCCGGTGCAGATCAACATCGAGAAGACGATGAAAACGGCCTTGCTTGCGGACAGGGGCATCTTCGGGGATCTTGATGAAGCCGCCAAGGAAGCGATCGACAGGACGATCGCCGCACAAAGGGAGGGTAGGATCAACGGAGACCTTCATCCCTCCGGACTCATCAACCGCGGTCCCGGCAAGGAAAACGGCTATACGCGCTCCCTGATGAGCGAGCTGTTCTACGTCCATGGTTCAAACGGGAACGAGCAGCCGCCACCGTCTGCGGGCGGGGGGGGCTTTTCGGGAGGGAATCTTTCTCCGGGTGGTGGGTCGTTTCCGGATACCTTCCCGAACAATCCCTAGTTCGGCTAAGGTTTCCTCAGCCGCCAAGGGATGCGATTGCTTCCGCCAGGGGGCGGCCCTGGGATAGGATGGAGTAGTCGTCGTAGGTGACTTTTTCCGCGGGTGGCCA comes from Akkermansiaceae bacterium and encodes:
- the fabF gene encoding beta-ketoacyl-ACP synthase II yields the protein MSERRVVITGIGCISPLGNDLKTTWDGMKNGRSGVRRIAGIDPEPFDCKIAGEVRDFDADGYFRAPKDARRSDRYVQYAVAASKMAMEDSGLDTGQIDSRRYGVMVGSGIGGLSTLEREHSVFIEKGPKRVSPFTIPMMISNIASGIISMEHGLHGPNMVIVTACATSNHNIGEAWRMIKFGDADGFLCGGAEAAVLPMGLCGFSSMKALSTRNDDPERASRPFDKHRDGFVMGEGAGVVMIEELETAKARGAKIYAELIGYGVSADAYHLSAPSPDGSGPAYAIGMALKHGKINPEEVDYLNAHATSTGLGDIAETKAIKVAFGDYAKNGLMVSSTKSMTGHMLGAAGGIELIASVMGIVDGVVPPTINIEEQDPECDLDVVPNVAREVPIRVALSNSFGFGGHNASVLVRKFEG
- a CDS encoding CHASE2 domain-containing protein, producing MKARTKAFDKRKISAGLAFLGGLLVAATAFIPGISDGLISIDRLLGDNSLYRPGSPPPREDLVFLGIDEEILTLNSHEPDLVAADPTLSRMAQRFPWDRRVYANVFEKLIGAGARLVILDLVLADPSDPEADAELAAVMAKHADRIILGSQFAPMSMEYDGFRHVFPCEQFIESDPAPRFGFVNFRPDQEDGLVRDVEYSSTLNEQNMDPPLPGETRFDSLSGAALRALGKPASSANAQPRYSILAPEITVDPETGKNMLELDNKASRVYPPYPVCSIFVPDDWQHRFGNGDFFKGKTVLIGPAAAVFQDTHQTPVGQLMGPQLHLQAIAAGLNDSFVHRPFRGWRGAIFWAGIIGGLVSALMIFKVRRPLVALTTTALIIAGAYLGTYLYARWGATWIGPSPFAFAVFLGAVSGQTYDLVSERLERSRLNQQFRRFVSRDVADSLVNNPNIYQLAASGRKRRVVVVFSDIRGFTSLSEKVSPEQLFEQLNEYLSAMVRIIFTHKGTLDKFIGDAILAHWGALEDGEDSAFASSALAATKDMIAELDRLNADWDSRGLPVLGIGIGLHLGEVLAGEIGSEQRTEFGVIGDAVNLASRLEGMTKAFSCPWLGSGQFIEASGGGSGLRRIARVRVKGREEPVDLWTNAPSEEARAAYAEVLAEFETGDFDAAMEKIEAYLRRYPDDKVAPHLLEHIRFHQELKPAQWEGIIRFTEK
- the rsmI gene encoding 16S rRNA (cytidine(1402)-2'-O)-methyltransferase; the encoded protein is MSGAETAGRIVLVPTPIGNLGDITVRALEVLRTADRIACEDTRRSGILLAHHGISGRRLVALHEHNEVRKAPELVAAARAGEVIAFISDAGMPGISDPGYRLVQACLEADVPFDVLPGPSAVLTALIGSGLPCHAFRFGGFLSVKKGKRKTEMATTLESGETGIFFESPHRIVSTLEILAEIAPEARVCVARELTKKFETYHRGTAAELLEWFGAHGTKGEMVILMNGAH
- a CDS encoding acyl-CoA thioesterase is translated as MNGTCHRYERVVAFPDTDASGWVHFTKILAYAEEAEHSYLRQCGLPVFDPAKGGWPRVKVSCEYRKPLRFEDRIEVRLALSRMGGTSVTWNFEIAKMDGEIAARGEMTAVKVNAAGLPETIPGEERKLLEGGK
- a CDS encoding FecR domain-containing protein produces the protein MKRFLAPALVAIFPLSITAAPLKTAIVTTVVKDVKMSENRAAPRSIGEGTKMTGASTILTGNASRAAMTFPDRTVTRVGANSVFRFRSGSRDMEIAQGSFLLQVPKNSGGAKIRTATVTAAITGTTTLMEFSPGKYIKFICLEGTAELINRKGEKVSIPAGYMLVMHPDDESFPVPVQINIEKTMKTALLADRGIFGDLDEAAKEAIDRTIAAQREGRINGDLHPSGLINRGPGKENGYTRSLMSELFYVHGSNGNEQPPPSAGGGGFSGGNLSPGGGSFPDTFPNNP